One Nocardia sp. BMG111209 DNA segment encodes these proteins:
- the egtA gene encoding ergothioneine biosynthesis glutamate--cysteine ligase EgtA, whose amino-acid sequence MAVTAIRSVAETGTDISSRAAAEAYVGGVCFKQGPPQLVGAELEWLTAVGDPSAPRPQPALLATALGQYAPTSIAPQSPALPLPGGSRVTVEPGGQVELSSAPYADPVELCDRLRADTRMLQELLEPHSVRMYAVAADAVRQPQRVLRLPRYAAMESTFGRLGPFGALMMCNTAAAQVSIDAGTDAAEIAARWNALYAIGPALAAAFACSPSLSGAPEGTWASQRMRAWLRLDTTRVRPPGPHWAEPAAEYARWALDVPLLCVRGAESAECDWAAPPGATFADWLCGALDDEIGRRPGREDLDYHLTTLFPLVRASGHLEVRYLDAQPGDDWVVPVYAVTALMTDPATVAEAIRLAAATADRWVESARVGLADPEIRTAAVELLTLAADTATAPVARAGLHAAARRCSHRRTPTGDRVPSGSWA is encoded by the coding sequence ATGGCAGTCACAGCAATACGGTCGGTGGCCGAGACCGGTACGGACATCTCGTCTCGGGCCGCGGCCGAGGCGTACGTGGGCGGGGTGTGTTTCAAACAGGGTCCACCGCAACTGGTCGGCGCCGAACTCGAGTGGCTCACCGCGGTCGGTGATCCGTCGGCGCCGAGGCCACAGCCCGCACTGCTGGCCACAGCGCTGGGGCAGTACGCCCCCACCTCCATCGCTCCACAATCACCCGCTCTTCCCTTGCCCGGGGGTAGTCGCGTCACCGTCGAGCCCGGCGGGCAGGTCGAACTGTCCAGTGCTCCGTACGCCGACCCGGTCGAACTCTGCGACCGGCTCCGCGCCGATACCCGGATGCTGCAGGAACTTCTCGAACCCCATTCCGTCCGCATGTACGCCGTCGCCGCCGACGCGGTGCGGCAACCGCAGCGGGTGCTGCGACTGCCGCGCTATGCCGCGATGGAGAGCACTTTCGGCCGGTTGGGTCCGTTCGGCGCACTGATGATGTGCAATACCGCGGCCGCGCAGGTCAGCATCGACGCCGGCACCGACGCGGCCGAGATCGCCGCCCGCTGGAACGCGCTGTACGCGATCGGCCCCGCGCTGGCGGCCGCATTCGCCTGTTCCCCGTCCCTGAGCGGCGCGCCGGAGGGCACCTGGGCCTCGCAACGGATGCGGGCCTGGCTGCGGCTGGACACCACGCGGGTGCGCCCGCCCGGCCCGCACTGGGCCGAACCCGCCGCCGAATACGCCCGCTGGGCCCTGGACGTACCGCTGCTGTGTGTGCGGGGCGCCGAGAGCGCCGAATGCGATTGGGCCGCACCGCCCGGCGCCACCTTCGCCGACTGGCTGTGCGGCGCGCTCGACGACGAGATCGGCCGCCGGCCGGGCCGGGAGGATCTCGACTACCACCTCACCACGCTGTTCCCCCTGGTCCGGGCATCCGGCCACCTCGAGGTGCGCTACCTCGATGCCCAGCCCGGCGACGACTGGGTGGTGCCGGTGTACGCGGTCACCGCGCTGATGACCGATCCCGCGACCGTGGCCGAGGCCATCCGCCTCGCCGCCGCCACCGCCGACCGCTGGGTGGAGTCGGCCCGGGTGGGCCTGGCCGATCCGGAGATCCGCACGGCCGCGGTCGAATTGCTGACCCTGGCCGCCGATACCGCCACCGCACCCGTTGCCCGCGCCGGACTGCACGCGGCCGCGCGCCGCTGTTCCCACCGCCGCACCCCCACCGGCGACCGGGTGCCGTCCGGAAGTTGGGCATGA
- the egtB gene encoding ergothioneine biosynthesis protein EgtB gives MTVGFTGSDRAGTERLRSEIAEVLTRARARTAGLTDCVDEADLVAQHSRLMSPLVWDLAHIGNQEELWLVRDVGSRQPVRADIDQLYDAFRHPRADRPALPLLDPAEARGYVATVRDKVWDVLSDSPLRGSRLISDGFAFGMIAQHEQQHDETMLATHQLRTGEPVLSAPPPPVALTPLTGEVVVPAGEFEMGTSTEPWALDNERPAHPVSVPGFAIDVAPITNAQYEDFIADGGYRRRELWSERGWAHRSEAGLEAPQFWRLDSDNRWWRRVFGAMTPIRPNQPVVHVCWFEAEAYATWAGKRLPTEAEWEKAARFDPATGRSRRYPWGDEAPDETRANLGQRHLEPADVGAYPAGVSALGVHQLIGDVWEWTSSGFHDYPGFAAFPYREYSEVFFGGDYRILRGGSFGADPVAVRSTFRNWDHPIRRQIFAGFRLARDLRADER, from the coding sequence ATGACTGTTGGATTCACGGGGAGCGACCGGGCCGGGACCGAGCGGCTGCGGAGTGAGATCGCCGAAGTACTGACCCGGGCGCGGGCACGCACCGCGGGCCTGACCGACTGTGTCGACGAGGCCGATCTCGTGGCACAGCATTCGCGGTTGATGAGCCCGCTGGTGTGGGATCTCGCCCATATCGGCAACCAGGAAGAGCTGTGGCTGGTGCGGGATGTGGGCTCCCGGCAGCCGGTGCGCGCCGATATCGACCAGCTGTACGACGCCTTCCGGCACCCGCGGGCCGATCGGCCGGCGCTACCGCTGCTGGATCCCGCCGAGGCCCGCGGCTACGTCGCGACCGTGCGGGACAAGGTGTGGGATGTGCTGTCCGACAGCCCGTTACGGGGTTCGCGGCTGATCAGCGACGGGTTCGCGTTCGGGATGATCGCGCAGCACGAACAGCAGCACGACGAGACCATGCTCGCGACCCATCAACTGCGGACGGGCGAGCCGGTGCTGTCCGCGCCGCCCCCGCCGGTGGCCCTGACCCCGCTCACCGGCGAAGTGGTCGTTCCCGCGGGCGAATTCGAGATGGGCACCTCGACCGAGCCCTGGGCACTGGACAACGAGCGTCCCGCACACCCGGTATCGGTGCCCGGCTTCGCGATCGACGTCGCGCCGATCACCAACGCGCAGTACGAGGACTTCATCGCCGACGGCGGCTACCGGCGCCGGGAGTTGTGGTCCGAGCGGGGCTGGGCGCATCGCAGCGAGGCCGGGCTCGAGGCGCCGCAGTTCTGGCGGCTCGACAGTGACAACCGGTGGTGGCGGCGGGTTTTCGGCGCCATGACCCCGATCCGGCCGAATCAGCCGGTGGTGCACGTGTGCTGGTTCGAGGCCGAGGCGTACGCCACCTGGGCGGGTAAGCGGCTGCCCACCGAGGCCGAATGGGAGAAGGCAGCCCGCTTCGATCCCGCGACCGGCCGTTCGCGCCGCTACCCTTGGGGCGACGAGGCGCCCGACGAGACCCGCGCCAATCTCGGCCAGCGCCACCTGGAACCGGCCGATGTCGGCGCCTATCCGGCCGGGGTGTCCGCACTCGGGGTGCATCAGCTGATCGGCGACGTCTGGGAGTGGACATCCTCCGGTTTCCACGATTACCCGGGCTTCGCGGCCTTCCCGTACCGCGAGTACTCCGAGGTGTTCTTCGGCGGCGACTACCGGATCCTGCGCGGCGGCTCGTTCGGCGCCGACCCCGTCGCGGTCCGCAGCACCTTCCGTAACTGGGACCATCCCATCCGCCGCCAGATCTTCGCCGGGTTCCGCCTGGCCCGGGACCTGCGAGCGGACGAACGCTGA
- a CDS encoding zinc-binding dehydrogenase: protein MRAVLVRQFGAPEVLTVAEAPDPEPGPDQVLVEVRLAGVGFGDTIVRSGRYPFPLPWIPGVEVAGRVVAVGAGVGAALLGRTVVATTAGQSGGYAERAVAPAAYTFPVPDGLDLAVALTVFQAGAVARGLLATMRLDPSDTVLITAAAGRIGSLLVQSAKAAGATVLGAASGAKLTAAAEFGADAVVDYTTGDWTERARALTGGRGVDLVLDSVGGAVAEAAFTLVADTGRIGLYGFASGRWPVVDLATLQLGQRGLTLTGPLGVVFRTSQARQRDDAEQALAAAAGSRLTPRIHATLPLNRADEAHRALADRRNIGAIVLSV from the coding sequence CGGGGCCCCGGAGGTGCTGACCGTGGCCGAGGCCCCCGATCCGGAACCAGGTCCGGACCAGGTGCTGGTGGAGGTGCGACTCGCCGGGGTCGGCTTCGGGGACACCATCGTCCGGTCGGGCCGGTACCCGTTCCCGCTGCCGTGGATTCCGGGCGTCGAGGTGGCGGGGCGGGTGGTGGCGGTCGGCGCCGGCGTCGGCGCCGCGCTGCTGGGGCGGACCGTGGTCGCGACGACGGCCGGGCAGTCCGGTGGGTACGCCGAGCGGGCCGTGGCGCCCGCCGCCTACACCTTCCCGGTGCCGGACGGACTGGATCTCGCGGTGGCGCTCACCGTGTTCCAGGCCGGCGCGGTGGCCCGCGGACTGCTGGCCACGATGCGACTCGACCCGTCCGACACCGTGCTGATCACGGCGGCGGCCGGGCGGATCGGGTCGCTGCTGGTGCAGTCGGCGAAGGCCGCGGGTGCGACCGTCCTGGGCGCGGCGAGCGGCGCGAAGCTCACGGCCGCCGCCGAATTCGGCGCGGACGCGGTGGTCGACTACACCACCGGTGACTGGACCGAGCGGGCCCGCGCGCTGACCGGCGGACGCGGAGTGGATCTGGTCCTCGACTCCGTCGGCGGCGCGGTGGCGGAGGCGGCGTTCACGCTCGTCGCCGACACGGGGCGGATCGGGCTGTACGGATTCGCTTCCGGGCGATGGCCGGTGGTGGATCTCGCGACGCTGCAACTTGGGCAGCGCGGCCTCACGTTGACCGGTCCATTGGGCGTGGTGTTCCGCACATCGCAAGCCCGGCAACGCGACGACGCCGAGCAGGCGCTGGCCGCGGCCGCCGGATCCCGCCTGACGCCGCGCATCCACGCGACCCTGCCGCTGAACAGGGCGGACGAGGCCCATCGAGCGCTGGCGGACCGCCGGAACATCGGCGCGATCGTGCTCTCCGTGTGA
- the egtD gene encoding L-histidine N(alpha)-methyltransferase has protein sequence MTAPTLDIHLTDDDLTAALRSDARRGLSSDPKWLPPKWFYDARGSELFEAITALPEYYPTRTERALLERVVGDIARISRAEVLVELGAGSAAKTRLLLRALGAEGPLKTYVPQDVSVAALRGATDEISAEFPELAVHGVVSDFTDTLRNLPRGGRRLIAFLGGTIGNLVPAERAAFLAGVHEVLEPGEQLLLGAGLVIDPSILVPAYDDAAGVTAEFNRNVLYVLNSRLRADFDPEAFEHVALWDAENEWIEMRLEATRDLTVTVTDLELVLEFTRGEQLRTEISAKFRVDGMSAELAAAGFATEQVWTDPDRRFALFLAERR, from the coding sequence ATGACCGCACCCACGCTGGATATCCACCTGACCGACGACGACCTCACCGCCGCCCTGCGGTCGGATGCCCGGCGCGGGCTCTCCTCGGATCCGAAATGGTTGCCGCCCAAGTGGTTCTACGACGCGCGCGGCAGCGAACTGTTCGAGGCGATCACCGCACTGCCCGAGTACTACCCGACCCGCACCGAGCGGGCCCTGCTCGAGCGGGTGGTCGGCGATATCGCCCGCATCTCGCGCGCGGAGGTGCTGGTGGAACTCGGCGCCGGTTCCGCCGCCAAGACCCGGCTGCTGCTCCGGGCGCTCGGTGCCGAAGGGCCGTTGAAAACCTATGTTCCGCAGGATGTTTCGGTGGCCGCCCTGCGCGGTGCGACCGACGAGATCAGCGCCGAGTTCCCCGAGCTGGCGGTGCACGGCGTGGTCAGCGATTTCACCGATACGCTGCGCAACCTGCCGCGCGGCGGCCGCCGGCTGATCGCCTTCCTCGGCGGCACGATCGGCAATCTGGTTCCGGCGGAACGGGCGGCGTTCCTCGCCGGGGTGCACGAGGTGCTGGAGCCGGGGGAGCAGTTGCTGCTCGGCGCCGGTCTGGTGATCGATCCGTCGATCCTGGTGCCCGCCTACGACGATGCCGCGGGGGTCACCGCCGAATTCAACCGCAACGTCCTGTACGTGCTGAATTCCCGGCTGCGGGCCGATTTCGATCCGGAGGCGTTCGAACACGTCGCGCTGTGGGACGCGGAGAACGAATGGATCGAGATGCGCCTGGAGGCGACCCGTGATCTGACCGTCACGGTCACCGATCTGGAGCTGGTGCTGGAATTCACCCGCGGTGAGCAGCTGCGCACCGAGATCTCGGCGAAGTTCCGCGTGGACGGCATGTCGGCCGAACTCGCGGCCGCGGGCTTCGCCACCGAGCAGGTGTGGACCGATCCGGATCGGCGCTTCGCGCTGTTCCTGGCCGAACGCCGCTGA
- a CDS encoding ergothioneine biosynthesis protein EgtC codes for MRSPHLGAVVSGYSGPGTTSGDTATDAGGPEPPADASTPGRPMASRYRNAAPIWTDPAVSEVLPQLHSTAVLAAVRSATVGMPVERAACAPFTAGRWAFSHNGKIADWQRVLTEVAAEFGSPPLLAAEARTDSAALWVILHGLLENSLMPVESASATAGLSQPTESEDTTTAWRRSESSTRPDALAAGSGGTEGPDPAEALRRLLLAVLDRDPAARLNLLLGDGETLWATTRHHSLSVLVTDEFAVASSEPYDDDPRWRAVPDRQLVTLRPGLLSVVPLDPDATG; via the coding sequence GTGCGGTCGCCGCATCTCGGCGCGGTGGTGTCCGGTTATTCCGGGCCGGGCACCACGTCCGGCGACACCGCCACCGATGCGGGAGGTCCAGAGCCACCGGCCGATGCTTCAACGCCCGGTCGGCCGATGGCGAGCCGCTACCGCAACGCCGCACCGATCTGGACCGATCCGGCCGTGAGCGAGGTACTGCCGCAACTGCATTCGACGGCGGTGCTGGCCGCGGTGCGGTCGGCGACGGTCGGCATGCCGGTCGAGCGCGCCGCCTGCGCACCCTTCACCGCCGGTCGCTGGGCCTTCAGCCACAACGGGAAGATCGCGGACTGGCAGCGGGTGCTCACCGAGGTGGCCGCCGAATTCGGTTCTCCCCCACTGCTGGCGGCCGAGGCCCGCACGGATTCCGCCGCACTGTGGGTGATCCTGCACGGACTGCTCGAAAACAGCCTAATGCCGGTCGAATCCGCGTCGGCGACTGCCGGGCTGTCGCAACCGACTGAGTCCGAGGACACCACCACCGCGTGGCGCCGGAGCGAATCATCCACTCGGCCGGACGCTCTCGCGGCGGGTTCCGGCGGCACCGAGGGCCCAGATCCGGCGGAGGCCCTGCGGCGGCTGCTGCTCGCGGTCCTGGACCGGGATCCGGCGGCCCGGTTGAATCTGCTGCTCGGCGACGGCGAGACGCTCTGGGCCACCACCCGGCACCACTCGTTGTCGGTGCTGGTCACCGACGAGTTCGCGGTGGCGTCCTCCGAACCCTACGACGACGATCCACGCTGGCGGGCGGTGCCGGACCGGCAGTTGGTCACGCTGCGGCCCGGCCTCCTGTCCGTCGTCCCGCTGGATCCGGATGCCACCGGATGA